Proteins co-encoded in one Metabacillus sp. KUDC1714 genomic window:
- the ppsA gene encoding phosphoenolpyruvate synthase yields the protein MSSLVLGFQEMEKSQLLLVGGKGLNIGELSKIQGLQVPEGFCITTVGYQKAIEQNETFQALLEQLTMLKVEDRDQISDISRKIRQIIMEVEIPSDVAGAVAHYLSLFGDEHAYAVRSSATAEDLPHASFAGQQDTYLNIIGKDAILQHISKCWASLFTDRAVIYRMQNGFDQSQVYISVIIQRMVFPQASGILFTADPITSNRKLLSIDASFGLGEALVSGLVSPDCYKVREEEITDKIIATKKLAIYGRKEGGTETKQIDPDQQKTQTLTDQQILKLAHIGRNIEAYFGQPQDIEWCLVDDTFYIVQSRPITTLYPIPEAETQENHVYVSVGHQQMMTDSMKPLGLSFFLLTTPAPMRKAGGRLFVDVTQQLASPVSRNILLNAMGQHDPLMKDALMNIIERGDFIKSLPNDIKAPSTSRGNTDMLEQIENKPSSVSDLINRSQTSIEELKQNIQTKRRSDLFDFILEDIQELKKILFDPQSTAVFTAAINASSWINEKMNEWLGEKNAADTLSQSVPNNITSEMGLALLDVADVIRPYPEVIDYLQHVKDDNFLDELVNFDGGQEARNAFNAFLNKYGMRCAGEIDITKTRWSEKPITLVPMVLGNIKNFEPNAGKRKFEQGLRVALNKEQELLDRLKQLPDGDQKAKETKRMIDLIRNFIGYREYPKYGMINRYYVYKQALLKEAEQLVQTGVFHEKEDIYYLTFEELHGVVRTNKLDYQIISKRKDEYKFYEKLTPPRVITSDGEIIVGEYKRENLPAEAIIGLPVSSGVIEGRARVILNMEDADLEDGDILVTLFTDPSWTPLFVSIKGLVTEVGGLMTHGAVIAREYGLPAVVGVENATKLIIDGQRIRVHGTEGYIEIL from the coding sequence ATGAGTTCTTTGGTTCTCGGTTTTCAGGAAATGGAAAAATCTCAGCTATTGCTCGTTGGCGGAAAAGGGTTAAATATAGGGGAATTATCAAAAATCCAAGGATTACAAGTACCAGAAGGATTTTGTATTACAACTGTAGGGTATCAAAAAGCCATCGAACAAAATGAAACGTTTCAAGCTTTGTTGGAACAACTAACAATGCTAAAAGTAGAGGATCGAGATCAAATTAGTGACATCAGCAGGAAGATTAGACAAATCATTATGGAAGTAGAAATTCCTTCCGATGTTGCAGGCGCAGTTGCTCATTATCTCTCCCTGTTTGGCGATGAACATGCATATGCAGTGCGTTCTAGTGCGACTGCTGAAGATTTACCACATGCCTCTTTTGCTGGTCAACAAGACACCTATTTAAATATCATCGGAAAAGATGCAATCTTGCAGCATATCAGCAAATGTTGGGCTTCCCTATTTACGGATCGTGCGGTAATTTACCGTATGCAAAACGGATTTGACCAAAGCCAAGTGTACATATCCGTTATCATTCAACGGATGGTTTTCCCACAGGCATCAGGGATTTTATTTACCGCTGATCCAATTACTTCTAACCGAAAGCTACTATCAATCGATGCCAGTTTTGGACTTGGAGAAGCACTGGTCTCAGGCTTAGTCTCTCCCGATTGTTATAAAGTAAGGGAAGAGGAGATCACAGATAAGATAATTGCAACCAAGAAATTGGCTATCTATGGACGAAAAGAAGGCGGAACAGAGACAAAGCAGATCGATCCTGATCAGCAAAAGACACAAACACTTACTGACCAACAGATTTTAAAACTAGCACACATCGGAAGAAATATCGAAGCTTATTTCGGCCAGCCACAAGATATCGAATGGTGTTTAGTAGATGATACATTTTATATCGTCCAGAGTCGTCCAATCACCACTTTATACCCCATCCCTGAAGCGGAGACCCAAGAAAATCACGTCTATGTATCTGTAGGTCATCAACAAATGATGACTGACTCCATGAAACCATTGGGATTGTCTTTTTTCCTGTTAACGACTCCTGCACCGATGCGTAAAGCTGGTGGAAGGTTGTTTGTTGATGTCACACAGCAACTGGCTTCACCTGTCAGTAGAAACATTTTATTAAATGCTATGGGACAACACGATCCGCTCATGAAAGACGCACTTATGAACATCATTGAGCGTGGAGATTTTATAAAATCGTTACCAAATGATATTAAAGCACCGAGTACCAGCAGAGGCAATACCGATATGTTGGAACAAATTGAAAACAAACCATCAAGCGTTTCTGATTTGATTAATCGTAGCCAAACATCCATTGAAGAGTTAAAACAAAACATTCAAACGAAAAGACGATCAGATTTATTTGATTTTATTCTAGAAGATATACAGGAATTAAAGAAGATTTTATTTGACCCACAAAGTACAGCTGTATTTACGGCTGCTATAAATGCTTCATCATGGATCAATGAAAAAATGAACGAGTGGTTAGGTGAAAAAAACGCGGCGGACACGCTTTCTCAATCTGTACCAAATAATATTACGTCGGAAATGGGTCTAGCACTATTGGATGTCGCAGATGTGATTCGTCCTTATCCAGAAGTAATTGATTATTTACAACATGTAAAAGATGATAACTTTTTGGATGAACTAGTTAATTTTGATGGTGGACAGGAAGCTAGAAACGCTTTCAATGCTTTTCTCAACAAATACGGAATGCGATGTGCCGGAGAAATCGATATCACGAAAACTCGTTGGAGTGAAAAGCCTATTACTCTTGTTCCCATGGTTCTCGGTAACATTAAAAACTTTGAGCCAAATGCTGGAAAGAGGAAATTTGAACAAGGGCTGCGTGTTGCTTTGAATAAAGAACAAGAGTTATTAGATCGATTGAAGCAATTACCGGATGGTGATCAAAAAGCTAAAGAAACAAAACGAATGATCGACCTAATCCGGAATTTTATCGGCTATCGTGAATATCCAAAATATGGCATGATTAATCGCTATTACGTTTATAAGCAGGCTTTACTGAAAGAAGCCGAACAACTCGTACAAACGGGCGTTTTCCATGAAAAAGAAGATATATACTATCTTACTTTTGAAGAACTTCACGGAGTCGTACGCACCAATAAACTGGATTACCAGATCATCAGCAAACGAAAAGACGAGTACAAATTTTATGAAAAACTAACTCCTCCACGTGTTATCACGTCTGATGGTGAAATCATTGTAGGTGAATACAAACGAGAAAATCTCCCAGCCGAAGCGATTATAGGTCTACCTGTTTCTTCCGGAGTTATCGAGGGACGCGCTCGTGTGATCTTAAACATGGAAGATGCTGATCTAGAAGATGGAGATATATTAGTCACCTTATTCACTGACCCTAGCTGGACACCATTGTTTGTATCCATTAAAGGCTTAGTCACTGAAGTTGGTGGACTGATGACCCATGGAGCAGTGATCGCACGTGAATATGGCTTACCAGCAGTTGTTGGAGTGGAAAATGCTACCAAACTGATAATAGATGGGCAACGAATTCGCGTACATGGAACAGAGGGGTATATCGAAATATTGTAA
- a CDS encoding GNAT family N-acetyltransferase gives MDIRLLKPLDAENYRNIRLEALQNNPESFGSSYEEEKEIPLETYKSRFQSDESFTFGAFENEKLVGVVTLVKENKLKLKHKANIFAMYVSPKKRGIGIGKCLMVEVINKAKDLKGIEQIYLSVVTTNESAKKLYSFLGFEVFGSEKRALKFENTYLDEEHMVLFL, from the coding sequence ATGGATATAAGACTTTTGAAACCTTTAGATGCCGAGAATTATCGGAATATTAGATTAGAAGCTTTACAAAACAATCCTGAGTCATTCGGTTCAAGTTACGAGGAGGAAAAAGAAATTCCCTTAGAGACATATAAGAGTCGATTTCAATCGGATGAATCTTTTACTTTTGGGGCATTTGAAAATGAAAAACTTGTTGGTGTAGTTACTTTGGTTAAAGAAAATAAGCTCAAACTAAAACATAAAGCCAATATCTTCGCCATGTACGTTTCACCTAAAAAACGTGGTATTGGAATCGGAAAGTGTTTAATGGTAGAAGTAATTAATAAGGCAAAAGATTTGAAAGGAATTGAGCAGATTTATTTATCTGTGGTGACAACAAATGAGTCAGCAAAAAAACTCTATTCTTTTTTGGGTTTTGAGGTTTTTGGTAGTGAAAAAAGAGCATTGAAATTTGAGAATACATATTTAGATGAAGAGCATATGGTTTTGTTTCTTTAA
- a CDS encoding Nif3-like dinuclear metal center hexameric protein, translating into MNLKQFEHYIKRLFYEELLEVLNEDYGFTNKSNDSISTIGYATNLSIETIEKAAENNIDLMITHHDAWDFIYGLKEECLKKLKEYNISHFWIHGPLDFIEFGTCTSLMNVIGIDNIIKYSVYDHGDVPGVGVFSEPIEFNVLVQKMRDKLEEPVRFWRNNDKMVKKVGVLTGAGHSTNHIKIALEEGCDTYITGEVTLYTIQYAKFVGINLLVGSHTFTEIFGVESLANKIQELNKDIKIIKLKEDHFELNQQ; encoded by the coding sequence AAGCAATTCGAACATTATATCAAAAGACTCTTTTATGAAGAGTTATTGGAAGTACTTAATGAAGATTACGGTTTTACTAATAAGTCTAATGACTCGATTTCTACTATTGGGTATGCTACTAATTTATCTATCGAAACAATTGAGAAAGCTGCTGAGAACAATATTGATTTAATGATTACTCATCACGATGCCTGGGATTTTATTTATGGATTAAAAGAGGAATGCCTAAAGAAATTAAAAGAATACAATATCAGTCACTTCTGGATACACGGTCCATTAGACTTTATCGAATTTGGCACTTGTACTTCTCTTATGAATGTTATTGGTATTGATAACATTATTAAATACTCGGTCTATGATCATGGCGATGTGCCTGGAGTAGGAGTATTTAGTGAACCTATTGAATTTAATGTTCTTGTCCAAAAAATGAGAGATAAGTTAGAGGAGCCGGTTAGATTCTGGAGAAATAACGATAAGATGGTAAAGAAAGTAGGAGTATTAACTGGTGCAGGACATTCTACAAACCATATAAAAATAGCTCTTGAAGAGGGATGTGATACTTATATAACTGGAGAAGTAACTTTATATACTATTCAATATGCTAAATTTGTAGGGATTAACCTTTTAGTTGGCAGTCATACTTTCACAGAAATTTTTGGTGTAGAAAGTTTAGCAAATAAAATCCAAGAATTAAACAAGGATATTAAAATTATAAAGTTAAAGGAAGATCATTTCGAACTGAACCAGCAATAA